In the Bacteroidales bacterium genome, one interval contains:
- a CDS encoding succinate dehydrogenase/fumarate reductase iron-sulfur subunit, with amino-acid sequence MNFTLKIWKQKNAKAKGKFVTYKINDISSNCSFLEMLDILNEQLVVKGEEPVAFDHDCREGICGTCSLYINGRPHGPDDAVTTCQLHMRKFKDGDTIVIEPWRARPFPVIKDLICNREAFDQIIQAGGFISVNTGGIPDANAILIPKENADHSMDAAACIGCGACVAACKNASAMLFVSAKVAHLSYLPQGKAEATERVQAMVKKMDELGFGNCTNTGACEAECPKQISIDNIARMNREFLGAKIGAQKKSASSGGGF; translated from the coding sequence ATGAACTTCACATTAAAAATCTGGAAACAGAAGAACGCTAAAGCAAAAGGCAAATTTGTGACCTACAAAATCAACGACATCTCCTCGAATTGTTCATTCCTGGAAATGCTTGATATCCTGAATGAGCAACTGGTGGTGAAGGGTGAAGAACCCGTAGCTTTCGACCACGATTGCCGTGAAGGAATTTGTGGCACATGCAGCCTGTATATCAACGGCCGTCCTCATGGTCCTGATGATGCGGTTACTACCTGCCAGCTCCATATGCGAAAGTTCAAAGATGGAGATACCATAGTCATTGAACCCTGGAGAGCCCGTCCTTTCCCGGTTATTAAAGACCTTATCTGCAACAGGGAGGCCTTTGACCAGATCATACAGGCCGGGGGATTTATTTCAGTAAATACCGGCGGAATTCCGGATGCCAATGCAATCCTGATCCCAAAGGAAAATGCAGATCATTCAATGGATGCAGCTGCATGTATCGGTTGCGGCGCCTGTGTTGCAGCTTGTAAAAACGCTTCTGCAATGCTATTTGTTTCGGCTAAAGTAGCCCACCTCTCCTACCTTCCACAGGGGAAAGCGGAAGCAACTGAACGGGTACAGGCAATGGTTAAAAAAATGGATGAGCTAGGCTTTGGAAATTGCACAAATACCGGGGCCTGTGAAGCAGAATGTCCTAAACAAATCTCTATTGATAATATTGCCAGGATGAACCGGGAGTTCCTGGGAGCAAAAATCGGGGCTCAAAAGAAAAGTGCTTCTTCTGGCGGAGGATTCTGA